One window from the genome of Bdellovibrionales bacterium encodes:
- the hemW gene encoding radical SAM family heme chaperone HemW produces the protein MSFGIYVHIPYCIQRCTYCDFATYEQFKILPPQKYVELLFEEIRQKKAYYPARPLDTLYFGGGTPSLIPSELIVAIIQELAKHGFTTGPQTEITIEINPATVDEKKLAMYLSAGVNRFSVGAQTFDDRLLKMVHREHNAQQTLDTLALLRKHNLNFSFDILFALPSQTVEGLQRDVDIAIEQGAKHISPYCLTVPEGHPLSKGRPIEDDQVSMFEIISERLQSRGFHQYEISNFSLPGYESRHNVLYWADEEYWGLGLSAHSYSKNAPWGLRYWNLSNINEYEKQILSQTGKAFTSPDSQLPDTQYERLDKHQSLTDFCHTSLRMLSGLDPVKLTTKFSTETADKVLKILRRLQTHNWLQINDNGHWSLTKEGVLISNQIFAQLTFLEDEI, from the coding sequence ATGAGTTTTGGAATTTACGTTCACATTCCCTACTGTATCCAGCGTTGCACGTATTGCGACTTTGCGACCTATGAGCAGTTTAAAATCCTGCCGCCGCAGAAGTATGTCGAACTTCTCTTTGAAGAAATCCGCCAAAAGAAGGCCTACTACCCAGCTCGCCCACTTGATACTTTGTACTTCGGTGGAGGCACGCCCAGCCTTATTCCTTCAGAGCTTATTGTAGCCATTATTCAAGAACTCGCAAAGCACGGCTTCACGACTGGACCTCAAACCGAAATCACGATCGAGATCAACCCAGCTACTGTGGACGAAAAGAAACTCGCCATGTACCTTAGCGCGGGCGTCAACCGCTTTAGTGTCGGCGCTCAGACCTTTGACGACCGTTTGCTAAAGATGGTTCATCGCGAACACAATGCTCAGCAGACGTTGGATACCCTAGCTCTTCTGCGTAAGCACAATTTGAATTTCAGCTTCGATATTCTTTTCGCCCTGCCTTCACAAACTGTCGAAGGTCTTCAGCGCGACGTTGATATTGCAATTGAGCAAGGTGCAAAACACATCAGCCCCTATTGCCTAACCGTGCCTGAGGGGCATCCCTTGTCAAAAGGCCGACCGATTGAAGACGATCAGGTCTCGATGTTTGAGATTATTTCTGAAAGATTGCAGTCTCGTGGCTTCCATCAATACGAAATCTCGAACTTCAGCCTGCCCGGCTACGAATCTCGCCATAACGTTCTCTACTGGGCAGATGAAGAGTATTGGGGATTGGGACTCAGTGCGCACTCTTACTCTAAGAACGCACCTTGGGGCCTTCGTTATTGGAATCTTTCGAATATTAACGAGTATGAAAAACAGATCCTGTCACAAACTGGGAAGGCATTCACAAGTCCCGACAGTCAGTTGCCTGACACCCAGTATGAACGCCTCGATAAACATCAATCATTGACGGATTTCTGTCATACTTCTTTGCGTATGTTGAGTGGCCTTGATCCGGTCAAGTTAACCACCAAGTTTTCCACAGAAACCGCTGACAAAGTGCTGAAAATTCTGCGTCGTTTACAGACTCATAATTGGCTCCAGATCAATGACAATGGGCATTGGTCCCTGACAAAAGAGGGCGTTCTTATCAGCAACCAAATCTTCGCTCAATTGACGTTTTTAGAGGACGAGATTTAG
- a CDS encoding penicillin-binding protein activator, with the protein MRKGFLILSALSLAACAGVQTKRPELQGQQQPPQKGRPGQMPVMTQVPAPGGKQVGGMGQQLPQQQRTNAARVRELEAAGDYMQALKESVNFSVSATTPQEQESFRLKSVEIVEGKLNQEQLEKVARDSDFGFARGYALFRLGEMSLEDRDKERARKYFSNVGEFLPGSDLALRAQDILSQLESSKFVESKTIGVVLPLTGKAASVGQKALRGVEMGLGLNNPGSGFRLAVMDSEGNPDNARRGVERLVKEDNAIAIVGSLLSKTAPAVASKADELGVPTIGLSQKSGLTELGPTVFRNALTSEMQVRYLVRTAMEDYGMKRFAIVYPNDPYGIEYTNLFWDEVLARGGTIASAQVYNPKETDFRYVIQRLVGTYYIEGRVDEYKARLAKMSEDSDKKKKSVRTSHEEEVLPPITDFDAVFIPDSAKAMGQIAAFLSFSGVKGVKLMGTNLWNTPGLAKRAGNFVNNLIFVDSFLPATATHSRFVQEYKALYNEEPSLIEIQAYDSALILRQLVAQGAATRESLTRELSSLKKFPGALGTLNMTQDREVQRPLMALTLEKGEVVPLKIQK; encoded by the coding sequence ATGAGAAAAGGATTTCTAATTCTCTCTGCGCTGAGCTTGGCAGCGTGTGCCGGTGTGCAAACCAAAAGACCGGAACTTCAAGGCCAACAGCAACCACCGCAAAAAGGTCGCCCAGGCCAAATGCCGGTGATGACACAGGTGCCTGCTCCAGGCGGAAAGCAGGTCGGCGGCATGGGCCAGCAGCTTCCGCAGCAGCAACGCACAAACGCTGCGCGTGTGCGTGAGCTCGAAGCAGCCGGCGATTATATGCAAGCCCTTAAAGAGAGCGTGAACTTTTCTGTCAGCGCAACCACTCCTCAAGAACAAGAATCTTTCAGACTCAAAAGTGTTGAAATCGTTGAAGGCAAATTGAATCAAGAGCAACTTGAAAAAGTCGCGCGCGATTCTGATTTTGGCTTTGCTCGCGGTTACGCTCTTTTCCGTTTGGGTGAAATGTCGCTTGAAGACCGCGACAAAGAGCGCGCTAGAAAGTACTTCTCAAACGTTGGCGAGTTCTTACCGGGCAGTGATCTTGCTCTTCGCGCTCAGGATATTTTATCTCAACTTGAAAGCAGCAAATTTGTAGAATCTAAAACTATCGGTGTGGTTCTTCCTTTGACGGGCAAAGCCGCCTCGGTTGGTCAAAAAGCTTTGCGTGGCGTAGAAATGGGTCTAGGCCTCAACAACCCAGGCTCGGGCTTCCGTCTGGCTGTCATGGATAGCGAAGGCAATCCCGACAACGCACGCCGTGGCGTGGAACGCCTGGTAAAAGAAGATAATGCGATCGCAATTGTCGGTAGCCTTCTCAGCAAAACCGCTCCAGCCGTGGCCTCTAAAGCAGATGAGTTGGGTGTTCCCACCATCGGTCTTTCACAAAAGTCCGGTTTGACTGAGCTCGGCCCAACTGTTTTCCGTAACGCACTAACGAGCGAAATGCAGGTACGTTATCTCGTTCGCACCGCGATGGAAGACTACGGGATGAAACGTTTCGCCATCGTTTATCCAAACGATCCTTACGGCATTGAGTACACAAACTTATTCTGGGATGAAGTCCTTGCACGTGGTGGAACGATTGCTTCTGCACAGGTTTACAATCCAAAAGAAACAGACTTCCGTTATGTGATTCAACGTCTTGTCGGCACTTACTACATTGAAGGCCGCGTAGATGAGTACAAAGCCCGTCTCGCTAAAATGAGTGAAGACTCTGACAAGAAAAAGAAATCCGTCCGGACCTCTCACGAAGAAGAAGTTTTACCACCCATTACAGATTTTGATGCTGTATTTATTCCAGACAGCGCAAAGGCTATGGGTCAAATCGCCGCCTTCCTTTCGTTCTCAGGCGTTAAGGGCGTAAAGCTCATGGGGACCAACCTATGGAATACCCCAGGCCTAGCTAAACGTGCCGGGAACTTCGTTAATAACCTTATTTTTGTAGATAGCTTCCTCCCTGCGACGGCGACTCATTCCCGCTTCGTTCAGGAGTATAAAGCGCTCTATAACGAAGAGCCTTCCCTGATTGAAATCCAAGCCTATGACTCCGCTTTGATTTTACGTCAGCTGGTCGCTCAAGGTGCGGCTACGCGTGAGTCTTTGACTCGTGAGCTGAGCTCGTTGAAAAAATTTCCAGGCGCATTAGGCACCCTGAATATGACTCAGGATCGCGAAGTTCAACGCCCTTTAATGGCACTGACGCTTGAAAAAGGCGAAGTTGTTCCATTAAAAATTCAAAAATAA
- a CDS encoding DnaJ domain-containing protein — protein sequence MSKKDYYSLLNVARSATADEIKKAYRKLAMQYHPDKNPGDKKAEEKFKEFSEAYEVLSDPKKREMYDQFGHAGAQGGFGGAGGPFGGAGGFGGFGGGGGGAGQGQDPFQDIFGDVFSEIFGARGYSGGPGAGTGGPRRRQQKGSDLRYTLNIAFEESALGTEKVISFVRQRNGKDETAKLAVNVPAGVKEDQRLKLAGEGDSPAGGGAAGDLYVIIKIQDHPLFKRQENDILMDLPVTYTDAILGTSVEIPTLSGKAVIRIPPGTHTGQTFRLKGKGFPKIGGFGSGDMMVRLIVDTPEKISNRQKELLEELSKAGDETPLVKAFKEKAANIMRNKK from the coding sequence TTGTCTAAAAAAGACTACTATTCACTTTTAAACGTTGCCCGCTCAGCAACTGCGGATGAGATCAAAAAAGCTTACCGCAAGCTCGCGATGCAATATCACCCGGATAAAAATCCCGGCGATAAAAAGGCTGAAGAAAAGTTTAAAGAATTCTCTGAAGCTTACGAAGTGCTCAGCGATCCCAAAAAGCGCGAGATGTATGACCAATTCGGTCATGCCGGCGCACAAGGTGGATTCGGTGGAGCTGGCGGTCCTTTTGGGGGCGCCGGTGGCTTTGGCGGATTCGGCGGTGGTGGCGGCGGTGCAGGCCAAGGCCAAGATCCATTCCAAGATATTTTCGGCGACGTATTCAGCGAGATCTTCGGAGCTCGCGGTTACAGTGGCGGCCCTGGTGCTGGCACTGGTGGTCCTCGCCGTCGTCAGCAAAAAGGGTCCGACCTTCGTTATACTTTGAATATCGCCTTTGAAGAATCTGCTCTCGGCACAGAGAAAGTGATCAGCTTTGTTCGTCAGCGCAATGGCAAAGACGAAACTGCAAAGCTCGCGGTCAATGTTCCTGCCGGCGTAAAAGAGGACCAACGTCTGAAGCTCGCAGGCGAGGGCGATAGTCCTGCTGGCGGCGGCGCTGCCGGCGATCTGTATGTCATAATCAAAATCCAAGACCATCCGCTATTTAAGCGCCAGGAAAACGATATCCTGATGGATCTTCCTGTCACTTACACGGATGCTATTCTTGGGACTTCTGTGGAAATCCCGACTTTGTCTGGCAAAGCGGTGATTCGTATTCCTCCGGGAACGCACACAGGACAGACCTTCCGGTTAAAGGGCAAAGGATTCCCTAAAATCGGTGGTTTTGGTTCCGGAGACATGATGGTTCGCCTGATTGTCGATACGCCAGAGAAAATTAGTAATCGACAAAAAGAACTGCTCGAAGAACTTTCGAAAGCCGGCGATGAAACGCCGTTGGTAAAGGCCTTTAAAGAGAAGGCAGCAAACATCATGAGGAATAAAAAATGA
- a CDS encoding TraR/DksA family transcriptional regulator — translation MNTHLSPQTIAECRKKLISMRQDLLNRVRMAQLDFGHVEKSSGDEVDQTVAQLAENHFLIAQERMRTQLIEIDQALARIENGTYGICEETEEPIETERLFAVPWTRLSIEGAEIQEAMTRKFAR, via the coding sequence ATGAACACGCATTTATCACCACAAACAATCGCAGAGTGCAGAAAAAAATTGATCTCGATGAGACAAGATTTGCTCAATCGTGTTCGTATGGCACAACTCGACTTTGGGCATGTTGAGAAAAGCAGTGGTGACGAGGTTGATCAAACCGTTGCTCAACTTGCCGAAAATCATTTTCTCATTGCGCAAGAAAGAATGCGCACACAGCTCATCGAAATAGACCAAGCGCTTGCACGTATTGAGAATGGCACTTACGGAATCTGTGAAGAAACCGAAGAACCAATCGAAACAGAACGTCTTTTCGCAGTGCCATGGACTCGTCTCAGCATTGAAGGTGCTGAAATTCAAGAAGCTATGACACGCAAGTTCGCGCGCTAG
- a CDS encoding insulinase family protein produces the protein MSKKFQLKNGLKVLLLESHKSPVISVQMWVKTGSADEKKTEEGISHFIEHLVFKGTRKYKVGEIASVVEASGGELNAYTSFDQTVFYVTISKQFADVGLDVISEMMGFPTFDPQEIDNEREVVIEEIKRGQDSLSRAGSQMMFSSVFKGHPYAIPVIGYDKNVRKFSAKKIADFFHSRYVPRNMFLVISGDFESAEMKKKVQKYFGDFKDYKLRRSTRPKIKPVKKNQIKVQESTFEQTVAYLAWPAPNVKHKDVPALEVMSLILGQGDSSRLMHSLRLEKPLTNSVGSYAFTPQDAGVLAVSMGLDNVNFEESLTKIREHIVEIVNNPPSAAEMQKAVTNLASEQIYSLETVDGIARKAGTLEFYMGDHEYFKKYLKQIYALKPEDISKVAKKYFTADQLSICVLTKTDVKKVEKICQQFAKDLKNSLKAKPAKKAKPVKFTPKKLSLKSSGGAATDVEEVTIAPGVTVLFKAQKETPTVSVRAGFLGGLRAEPESQAGLTEMFSRAWTGGGKKFNETELNLKIDEMAAGLGAFSGRNSVGVSMDYLSVYEKPMFEVFSDVLAAPLFPSEVIEREKQILKNQIKSRNDNPSQIAILQFMKTLFSGHPYARDMMGTQESISQIQTDALRAYYEKIVASRNFTISVVGDFDKSFWMESLKKLASELPKGEKFESTFSLDPIKQEHYLYQESKKEQSHVVMGVRGLTITDEERYQLEVIQSILSGQGGRLFIELRDKNSLAYSVAPMRMEGLEAGYFGAYIGCSPEKVKKAIAMMKEEFRKLIETKVPEQELLRAQRYIVGRHDIDLQRKSAISNSILFDRIYGLDPREGLDVADKYFAVKAADLQALAERLFKQHFVISVVGPQNPF, from the coding sequence ATGTCTAAAAAATTTCAACTAAAAAACGGCCTTAAAGTACTTTTGTTAGAATCTCATAAGTCTCCGGTGATTTCAGTACAAATGTGGGTGAAAACCGGAAGCGCCGATGAAAAAAAGACTGAAGAAGGCATTAGTCACTTTATCGAGCATTTGGTCTTTAAAGGCACTCGTAAATACAAAGTGGGCGAAATCGCATCGGTGGTGGAGGCCTCTGGCGGGGAACTCAATGCCTATACGTCTTTTGACCAAACGGTTTTCTATGTAACTATTTCGAAGCAGTTTGCAGATGTGGGTTTGGACGTGATCAGTGAGATGATGGGCTTCCCGACATTTGACCCGCAGGAAATTGATAATGAGCGCGAAGTCGTTATCGAAGAAATCAAACGTGGCCAAGACAGCCTAAGCCGTGCGGGCAGCCAAATGATGTTTTCAAGCGTCTTTAAGGGACATCCATATGCAATCCCCGTAATTGGTTACGATAAAAACGTTCGTAAGTTTTCAGCTAAGAAAATCGCAGACTTCTTTCACTCGCGTTACGTTCCGCGCAATATGTTCCTCGTTATTTCCGGTGACTTTGAATCGGCGGAAATGAAAAAGAAAGTGCAAAAGTACTTTGGCGACTTCAAAGACTACAAATTACGCCGTTCGACTCGACCGAAAATTAAGCCAGTAAAGAAAAACCAAATCAAAGTTCAAGAGTCGACGTTTGAGCAAACAGTGGCCTATCTTGCTTGGCCGGCACCGAATGTTAAACACAAAGACGTACCGGCATTAGAGGTTATGAGTTTGATTCTGGGCCAGGGTGACAGCTCGCGCTTAATGCATTCATTGCGGCTGGAAAAGCCACTGACAAACTCCGTGGGATCTTATGCGTTTACTCCGCAAGATGCTGGAGTTCTTGCCGTTTCTATGGGCCTTGATAATGTGAACTTCGAAGAGTCTCTGACGAAAATTCGTGAGCACATCGTTGAAATCGTGAACAACCCGCCAAGTGCCGCCGAGATGCAAAAAGCCGTGACGAACTTAGCGAGTGAGCAAATTTATTCACTTGAAACAGTGGATGGAATTGCCCGCAAAGCCGGAACGCTTGAGTTTTATATGGGCGATCACGAGTATTTTAAGAAATACCTTAAACAGATCTATGCCCTGAAGCCTGAAGACATCTCGAAGGTTGCGAAAAAATATTTCACGGCGGATCAGTTGAGTATTTGTGTGTTGACGAAAACAGACGTCAAAAAAGTTGAAAAAATCTGCCAGCAGTTTGCTAAAGATTTAAAAAACTCGTTAAAAGCCAAGCCTGCTAAAAAAGCAAAGCCAGTGAAGTTTACGCCGAAAAAGCTGTCCCTAAAATCCAGCGGGGGAGCCGCGACCGACGTTGAAGAAGTCACAATTGCGCCAGGAGTGACTGTTCTATTTAAGGCTCAGAAAGAAACGCCGACAGTCTCTGTCCGTGCGGGTTTCCTGGGCGGTTTGCGTGCTGAACCAGAATCGCAAGCGGGTTTGACTGAGATGTTCTCGCGCGCGTGGACAGGTGGCGGCAAGAAGTTCAATGAAACTGAGCTCAATCTGAAAATCGACGAAATGGCCGCGGGCCTGGGCGCTTTCTCGGGCCGAAATTCTGTCGGCGTGAGCATGGATTATCTTTCTGTCTATGAGAAGCCGATGTTTGAAGTTTTCTCAGACGTGTTGGCAGCGCCACTGTTCCCGTCTGAGGTGATTGAACGTGAAAAGCAAATTCTGAAAAATCAGATCAAGTCTCGCAATGACAACCCGTCGCAGATTGCGATACTGCAGTTTATGAAGACACTTTTTAGTGGTCATCCATATGCTCGCGATATGATGGGCACGCAAGAAAGTATTTCACAAATTCAGACCGACGCGCTTCGCGCGTATTATGAAAAAATCGTAGCGTCCCGCAACTTCACTATTTCAGTCGTGGGTGATTTCGATAAATCGTTCTGGATGGAAAGTCTTAAAAAGCTGGCTTCTGAACTGCCGAAGGGCGAGAAGTTTGAAAGCACGTTCTCGCTCGATCCTATCAAGCAAGAACATTACCTCTATCAAGAATCTAAAAAAGAGCAAAGTCACGTGGTTATGGGTGTTCGTGGCTTAACCATCACCGATGAAGAACGCTATCAATTGGAAGTGATCCAATCGATTTTGTCGGGCCAGGGCGGCAGACTCTTCATTGAACTTCGCGATAAAAACTCACTCGCATACTCTGTAGCACCTATGCGTATGGAAGGGCTCGAGGCCGGATACTTCGGTGCGTACATCGGCTGTTCGCCTGAAAAAGTGAAAAAAGCGATTGCAATGATGAAGGAAGAATTCCGTAAGCTCATCGAAACAAAAGTCCCTGAGCAGGAACTGTTGCGTGCCCAAAGATACATCGTTGGGCGCCATGATATTGACCTCCAAAGAAAGAGTGCGATCAGTAACAGCATTCTTTTCGACCGTATTTACGGGCTAGATCCACGCGAAGGTCTAGATGTTGCCGATAAGTACTTCGCCGTGAAAGCCGCGGATTTACAGGCTTTGGCGGAAAGACTCTTTAAGCAGCATTTCGTGATCAGCGTGGTAGGACCACAAAATCCGTTTTAA
- the grpE gene encoding nucleotide exchange factor GrpE, with the protein MSDQNPADQNDKPASDGATSFDVSSEIKKLQEQSEKYKNDYLYLRAEFENYKRNAIKERSEALKYGSERIVNDVLGVVDNFERALQTKVTPESFNNFVQGVEMTASELKAVLQRNGVTEVKCEGTAFDPNFMEALSSEPTNDVPPGHVARVFKKAYKLHDKVIRPAQVVVAKKPE; encoded by the coding sequence GTGTCTGATCAAAATCCAGCGGATCAAAACGATAAACCAGCTTCTGATGGAGCCACTTCTTTTGACGTTTCTTCTGAGATCAAAAAACTTCAGGAGCAAAGCGAAAAATACAAAAATGATTATCTTTATCTGCGTGCGGAATTTGAAAATTACAAACGCAACGCAATTAAAGAACGTTCTGAGGCTTTGAAGTATGGTTCTGAGCGCATCGTGAACGACGTTCTTGGTGTTGTAGATAACTTTGAGCGCGCACTACAAACCAAAGTCACTCCGGAATCTTTTAATAATTTTGTTCAAGGTGTGGAGATGACGGCCAGCGAATTGAAGGCCGTTCTTCAGCGCAATGGCGTCACCGAGGTTAAGTGTGAGGGCACTGCCTTCGACCCGAACTTCATGGAGGCTCTCAGTTCCGAGCCAACAAATGATGTTCCTCCGGGCCATGTCGCCCGCGTTTTCAAAAAAGCGTACAAACTTCACGACAAGGTGATTCGCCCTGCTCAAGTGGTGGTTGCGAAGAAACCTGAGTAA